A section of the Dehalobacter sp. DCM genome encodes:
- the fliG gene encoding flagellar motor switch protein FliG, with amino-acid sequence MNSLYNGLQKAAVLLITLGPERSSEIIKFLSEPEIEQLTLEMSNMRKVTEDQRDFVLDEFHKMYIASNYIAQGGIEYARDVLERALGEQRAFDIIGRLSSSLKMRPFDMVRRTDAKQLYSFIQGEHPQTISLIMTHLPADKAAVILSSLPQDLQAEITKRIALMGRTSPEVLKEIEKVLESKLSNLAPTDYTASGGMQTVVDMLNRTDPGTLKTVMDVLEMEDPDLAEQIKRQMFVFEDVILLDDRSIQLVLREVETKDLALALKGSNEDVVAKILGNMSSRASAMLKEDMQFMGPVRLREVEEAQQRIVKVIRKLEEAGAIVISRGGADEIIY; translated from the coding sequence ATGAACAGCCTTTATAACGGATTACAAAAAGCAGCAGTGTTGCTCATTACGTTAGGCCCGGAACGTTCTTCGGAGATCATTAAATTTTTATCCGAGCCGGAGATAGAACAATTAACGTTGGAAATGTCCAACATGCGTAAAGTTACCGAGGACCAGCGGGACTTTGTTCTGGATGAGTTTCACAAAATGTATATCGCCAGTAATTATATCGCCCAGGGCGGTATCGAATATGCCCGAGACGTACTGGAAAGAGCTTTGGGTGAGCAGCGGGCATTCGATATTATCGGTAGGCTGTCGTCATCATTGAAAATGCGGCCGTTTGATATGGTACGGCGGACGGATGCCAAACAATTATATTCCTTCATCCAGGGTGAGCATCCACAGACGATATCGCTGATCATGACGCATCTTCCCGCTGACAAAGCTGCCGTTATTCTATCAAGTCTTCCACAGGATTTACAGGCGGAAATCACCAAACGGATTGCGCTGATGGGCAGAACGAGTCCGGAAGTCCTGAAAGAAATAGAAAAAGTTCTTGAAAGTAAATTATCGAATCTTGCGCCAACGGATTATACGGCATCAGGCGGCATGCAAACAGTGGTTGACATGTTGAACAGAACGGATCCGGGGACATTAAAAACAGTTATGGATGTTTTGGAAATGGAAGATCCGGACCTGGCTGAGCAAATCAAACGGCAGATGTTTGTATTTGAAGATGTTATCCTGCTGGATGACCGCTCCATTCAGCTTGTTCTGCGTGAGGTTGAGACGAAGGATCTGGCTCTTGCTCTTAAGGGGTCAAACGAGGATGTTGTGGCCAAGATACTTGGCAACATGTCCAGCCGGGCCTCGGCCATGCTGAAAGAAGATATGCAGTTTATGGGACCTGTCAGGCTGCGAGAGGTTGAAGAAGCGCAACAGAGGATTGTTAAAGTGATTCGTAAGCTGGAGGAAGCCGGCGCAATCGTAATATCCAGGGGTGGTGCTGATGAAATTATCTACTAG
- a CDS encoding flagellar export protein FliJ produces the protein MAFRFRLQTSLRLAEQEVDIVRALLAQEISRLRDMTDKRDNQERIFKQALAGQTSACITEPHNLHLWQAYTGEQKEILKVLEVQIEEQKIRVEEKRQLLVEHRIKAEKYIRLKEKQAKHYKLEELRKEQSLIDEIAQNHKGSS, from the coding sequence ATGGCTTTTAGATTTCGTCTTCAGACCAGTCTTCGTCTGGCGGAACAAGAAGTGGATATTGTCAGAGCGCTGCTTGCTCAGGAGATTAGCAGACTTCGGGATATGACAGATAAAAGAGACAATCAGGAGCGTATCTTCAAACAAGCATTAGCAGGACAAACATCTGCATGTATCACAGAACCCCACAACCTGCATCTGTGGCAGGCGTATACCGGGGAACAAAAAGAGATTCTTAAGGTTTTGGAGGTCCAGATAGAAGAACAAAAAATTCGGGTGGAAGAAAAAAGACAATTGCTGGTAGAGCATCGGATCAAAGCAGAAAAGTACATACGATTAAAAGAAAAACAGGCTAAGCACTATAAATTAGAAGAATTAAGAAAAGAACAGAGCCTCATCGACGAGATCGCCCAGAATCATAAAGGGTCAAGTTAA
- a CDS encoding flagellar basal body-associated FliL family protein, giving the protein MKIKINKKIISYILILVIGIGVGAGGMLMKDKFLPNTGQDTAESHESTKDEIGPLVELSEFTINLDGGGIVKTKVVLEGVDKKSSEEIEEKAAFLEDKVIAVMGSKDLEDMRTANREDLKKELVTELNKICDDQIQDVLFISFMYD; this is encoded by the coding sequence ATGAAGATTAAAATCAATAAAAAAATCATCAGTTACATACTCATCCTTGTCATCGGGATTGGTGTCGGCGCCGGCGGCATGTTAATGAAGGATAAATTTCTGCCAAATACGGGCCAAGACACTGCCGAATCGCATGAAAGCACAAAGGATGAAATTGGGCCCCTCGTTGAGCTCTCCGAATTTACGATAAACCTGGATGGCGGAGGCATCGTTAAGACTAAGGTAGTTCTGGAAGGGGTTGATAAGAAGTCCAGTGAGGAGATCGAAGAAAAAGCCGCGTTTCTTGAGGATAAAGTGATTGCTGTTATGGGTTCTAAAGACCTGGAGGATATGCGGACGGCAAACCGCGAGGATTTGAAAAAAGAGCTGGTGACAGAGCTGAATAAGATATGCGATGATCAAATCCAAGATGTTCTGTTTATTAGCTTTATGTATGATTAA
- the fliI gene encoding flagellar protein export ATPase FliI encodes MANWAEISRKIKKYDAVSAVGKVSRISGLLVEAAGPRASVGQYCLINPSFGPSIPAEVVGFKDSTTLLMPLGELEGVAPGDLVFLQEELLNVKVGPGLLGRVLDGLGRPIDDKPLVAEKAYPLHNKPPSALFRPRITEPLNVGVRVIDCLLTMGRGQRMGIFAGSGVGKSTLLGMMARNSEADVNVIALVGERGRELRDFMEKDLGQEGLNRSVIVVATSDQPALVRLKAAYTATAIAEYFRDEGLNVLLMMDSVTRFAMAQREIGLTVGEPPATRGYPPSVFAMLPKLLERVGLSEKGSITGLYSVLVDGDDHNEPITDAVRGILDGHIVLTRDLAAKNHYPAVDVLQSISRLMSDIADPQIVKYAGTIREHMAVYQDAKDLIDIGAYVAGSSKKIDEAIKYIDKINDFVCQSTSDKCSITDMLNRMNAIFEAGDA; translated from the coding sequence ATGGCCAACTGGGCAGAAATCAGCAGGAAAATTAAAAAATACGATGCAGTAAGCGCAGTGGGCAAAGTATCCCGAATCAGCGGCCTGCTTGTTGAAGCTGCCGGTCCCAGAGCAAGTGTCGGGCAATATTGTTTGATCAACCCGTCTTTTGGTCCTTCAATCCCGGCTGAGGTAGTAGGCTTTAAAGATTCGACAACATTACTGATGCCTTTGGGAGAATTAGAGGGAGTTGCTCCCGGTGATCTCGTGTTCCTGCAGGAAGAGTTGCTCAATGTGAAAGTTGGACCTGGCCTTTTGGGGAGAGTCCTCGATGGATTAGGAAGGCCGATTGATGATAAACCCTTGGTTGCAGAAAAAGCTTATCCATTGCATAATAAGCCGCCGAGCGCCTTGTTCAGGCCAAGGATCACGGAGCCGCTTAACGTGGGTGTCCGGGTAATCGACTGCCTGCTCACCATGGGCAGAGGTCAAAGAATGGGTATTTTTGCGGGTTCCGGTGTCGGCAAAAGTACCTTATTGGGTATGATGGCTCGTAACTCAGAAGCCGATGTCAACGTGATTGCCCTCGTCGGTGAGCGAGGACGTGAGTTACGCGACTTTATGGAGAAAGATCTGGGACAGGAAGGCCTTAATCGGTCGGTCATTGTTGTGGCAACATCGGACCAACCGGCCCTCGTCAGGCTAAAAGCTGCATATACAGCGACGGCCATCGCTGAATACTTCCGGGATGAGGGCTTGAATGTCTTACTGATGATGGATTCTGTCACCCGTTTCGCAATGGCACAGCGTGAAATCGGCTTAACGGTGGGTGAACCTCCTGCCACTCGAGGGTATCCGCCATCCGTATTTGCTATGCTGCCGAAACTATTGGAACGTGTTGGTCTATCGGAAAAGGGAAGTATCACCGGATTATACTCCGTATTAGTCGACGGGGACGACCATAATGAACCAATAACCGATGCGGTTAGAGGTATTCTGGACGGACATATTGTACTGACCCGGGATTTGGCAGCAAAAAATCACTATCCTGCTGTCGATGTTTTACAATCGATCAGCAGGCTCATGTCGGATATTGCTGATCCGCAGATCGTTAAATATGCCGGCACGATCCGGGAGCATATGGCAGTATATCAGGATGCAAAGGACTTGATCGATATCGGTGCGTATGTAGCCGGAAGCAGCAAAAAAATCGATGAAGCCATCAAATATATCGATAAGATCAATGACTTTGTCTGTCAGAGCACCAGTGACAAATGTTCCATAACCGATATGCTCAATCGGATGAACGCTATATTTGAAGCAGGAGATGCTTGA
- a CDS encoding FliH/SctL family protein, with translation MKLSTRTFVIKSNVVEISSPRILESPDPAFYRKNLRILDTLAVTAGAAYNFAAQDIPAGEILAPVIPETAEAMEETESILQARIRADEIILEAEQKAAEILEKARLQAQAEAKHMEEIIRNQTFEQAKAEGYAEGLAIAQAEAEDLRKQAKDYLESARTVFQNELDKVDKDLAGLCIQICDRVLNTTLQLQPEILLNMIRNLTLRPTDKDSIKIHLSSKDWEWYRKLSKEEKPEYPVIVDETLKDGDTFLECSEGIFDATIDHQLKSIGEYLQREISHGQLGRNQQEN, from the coding sequence ATGAAATTATCTACTAGAACATTCGTCATAAAGAGTAACGTTGTGGAAATATCGTCTCCGAGGATTCTGGAGTCACCAGATCCTGCTTTCTATCGAAAGAATCTGCGTATACTGGATACCCTTGCTGTAACAGCGGGCGCTGCGTACAATTTTGCAGCGCAAGACATACCCGCCGGAGAAATACTAGCGCCGGTAATTCCAGAGACAGCTGAGGCGATGGAAGAAACGGAATCCATACTCCAAGCCAGGATAAGAGCGGATGAGATTATTCTGGAGGCGGAGCAGAAGGCTGCTGAAATCCTGGAAAAAGCCCGGTTGCAAGCCCAAGCCGAAGCGAAACACATGGAGGAGATTATCCGGAATCAAACGTTTGAACAAGCTAAAGCCGAAGGTTATGCTGAGGGCTTGGCTATCGCCCAGGCAGAAGCAGAAGACCTAAGAAAGCAAGCAAAGGATTATCTTGAATCGGCAAGGACCGTATTTCAGAATGAACTTGATAAAGTTGACAAAGATCTGGCCGGATTATGTATCCAGATTTGTGACAGGGTCCTAAACACAACATTACAGCTCCAACCCGAGATCCTTCTCAATATGATCCGTAACCTGACTCTCCGTCCGACAGATAAGGATAGTATTAAAATCCATTTGTCCAGCAAAGATTGGGAATGGTATCGCAAATTATCGAAAGAAGAGAAACCAGAATATCCGGTCATCGTTGATGAAACATTAAAAGACGGAGATACGTTTCTGGAGTGTTCCGAGGGCATTTTTGATGCCACTATTGATCACCAGTTAAAGAGCATTGGAGAATACCTGCAAAGGGAGATCAGTCATGGCCAACTGGGCAGAAATCAGCAGGAAAATTAA
- the fliF gene encoding flagellar basal-body MS-ring/collar protein FliF: MNFSITEIVKSLQNFWKKLTRPQRVLLVVIPVIVAVALSLFIFWASRPQYVVLFSELETTEAGQITEELKNLKVDYQLAEGGTTIEVPQKDVAEIRLELANAGLPSKSTFSFDYLNEMRLGETEQDSRLRYVLGLQTEIETTIETMDGIDYARVHIVLPEESLFDENKEQTTAAVTIKRKTGAEISEDQVRSIANLLAYSVEGLTTEYITINDTNGNVLSDVLGNSNSPQTLTANQLQVQQSVENKMQQSVQSMLDKVLGTGTTIVRVNAAIDFDQKKITSQKTEEGTVTSREQITEKSSSTSSQGGVPGTESNIPDYLVSGNDTNSSSEKSSLTENFQPSVTQEETVVSPGQIKRLTVSVLADSDGVTDDQLSEIKTIVSSAVGIDQTRGDVIEAARIPFNKTGLLEEQAAMAAEARKAQIMMYAQIGGGVLLAVLILLFFLRSRAKKKSGANAMDLADGQKLVTLQEAEQILAAQLEAEREADLKLARKKVKSSEDIEKEKIRHEVEKFSKDNPDDVARLVKTWLTEEQ; encoded by the coding sequence TTGAATTTTTCCATAACTGAAATAGTAAAATCATTGCAAAACTTTTGGAAAAAACTGACTCGCCCTCAGCGTGTTTTGTTAGTTGTTATTCCCGTTATAGTCGCTGTTGCCTTGTCACTTTTTATTTTCTGGGCTAGCCGACCGCAGTATGTTGTCTTGTTTTCCGAACTGGAAACCACTGAAGCCGGCCAGATTACGGAAGAACTAAAAAATCTGAAGGTTGATTATCAATTGGCTGAAGGCGGAACGACGATCGAGGTTCCGCAAAAGGATGTTGCCGAGATTAGGCTGGAGTTAGCCAATGCCGGGCTGCCAAGCAAAAGCACGTTTAGTTTTGATTATTTAAACGAAATGCGGTTGGGTGAAACGGAACAGGACAGCAGGTTAAGATATGTTTTAGGGTTGCAGACAGAAATAGAGACGACGATTGAAACCATGGACGGGATCGACTACGCCAGGGTACATATCGTCCTGCCTGAGGAGTCACTTTTTGATGAAAATAAAGAACAAACAACGGCGGCAGTAACCATCAAGCGGAAAACAGGCGCAGAGATTTCTGAAGATCAAGTGCGATCCATCGCTAATCTTTTAGCTTATTCCGTTGAAGGATTAACAACGGAGTATATCACGATCAACGACACGAACGGAAATGTCTTATCGGATGTTCTTGGGAACAGCAATTCCCCGCAGACATTGACAGCCAACCAACTGCAAGTCCAACAATCGGTGGAAAACAAAATGCAGCAATCGGTTCAATCTATGCTTGATAAAGTGTTGGGTACAGGAACAACGATCGTCAGAGTCAATGCGGCGATCGACTTCGATCAGAAAAAAATCACCAGTCAAAAAACGGAAGAAGGGACAGTGACCAGCCGGGAACAGATAACAGAAAAAAGCTCGAGCACGTCCAGTCAAGGCGGTGTGCCGGGAACGGAGAGCAATATTCCGGATTATCTGGTGAGCGGCAACGATACAAATTCTAGCTCCGAAAAATCCAGCCTGACTGAAAATTTTCAACCGAGTGTCACTCAGGAGGAAACGGTTGTCAGTCCCGGTCAGATCAAGCGTTTAACCGTTTCCGTACTTGCTGATTCGGACGGGGTAACCGACGATCAGCTTTCTGAGATCAAGACGATCGTATCATCGGCTGTCGGCATTGATCAGACTCGCGGGGATGTGATCGAAGCCGCCCGGATTCCTTTCAATAAGACAGGCCTGCTGGAAGAGCAGGCTGCGATGGCAGCGGAAGCGCGTAAAGCCCAAATCATGATGTACGCTCAAATCGGCGGGGGTGTCTTGCTCGCTGTCCTTATCTTATTATTCTTCTTAAGGTCCCGGGCTAAGAAAAAATCAGGTGCAAACGCCATGGACCTTGCCGATGGGCAGAAACTGGTCACGTTACAGGAAGCTGAGCAGATCCTGGCAGCCCAGCTTGAAGCGGAACGGGAGGCGGATTTGAAGCTTGCCCGTAAGAAAGTGAAATCATCCGAAGATATCGAAAAAGAAAAGATCCGACATGAAGTAGAAAAATTCTCCAAAGACAATCCGGATGACGTTGCACGGCTGGTTAAAACCTGGCTGACTGAGGAGCAGTGA
- a CDS encoding flagellar FlbD family protein, which yields MIYLTRINGKVFTMNPDLIETAEATPDTIITLTNEKKYVVKESIEVIIERVAEFKRRCHPEFRGGPQVNED from the coding sequence GTGATTTATCTGACACGGATAAACGGTAAAGTGTTCACAATGAATCCGGATCTGATCGAAACGGCGGAAGCGACACCGGATACAATTATCACACTGACCAATGAAAAAAAATACGTCGTCAAAGAATCAATTGAGGTTATCATTGAGCGGGTCGCCGAATTCAAAAGGCGATGCCATCCGGAATTCAGAGGAGGACCACAGGTTAATGAAGATTAA
- the fliE gene encoding flagellar hook-basal body complex protein FliE, translating to MSNSIGPIIPIKPLAPLDNSLSSVSKGDEGSNTSFSSILTDALDKLETTQAEAQQSTADFISGQIDDFHTPVIALQKANLAMNLAVTVRNKVVTAYKEIMQMQI from the coding sequence ATGAGTAATTCGATTGGTCCTATCATACCGATCAAGCCTCTCGCTCCCCTTGATAACAGCTTATCCAGTGTATCTAAGGGTGATGAAGGAAGTAACACCAGTTTTTCTTCGATCTTGACTGACGCGTTGGATAAACTGGAAACGACTCAGGCTGAAGCGCAGCAGTCGACGGCGGATTTTATCAGCGGCCAAATTGATGACTTTCATACACCGGTCATCGCCTTGCAAAAGGCAAACCTTGCGATGAATCTGGCCGTTACGGTAAGGAATAAAGTTGTCACTGCCTATAAAGAAATCATGCAAATGCAAATTTAG